TGTGGGGCAGGAGTGGAATCAGGAACAAAGGCCCCAGCATCAGAGCTGGGCACTCCACACCCAGGGACAGTCTCAGCACTGTCTGTCACAACAGGTAGAGGCAGACCCTGACTGTGTCACAAAACTGACACTCAACCCCCAAGGGAAGGTTTCACTTCCATTCCAAAGAACCTTGTAGTTTTTGGTGTATTGCAGTGCACGTTGCCACGAGGCAAACAAGGACCCAACACACAGACACAAGAGGGGCTTGGCACCATTCCTGCTGCcttagctgccagctgggtcAATCCTCCTGTCTGGAGCTCCTCACCGGCAAAGGGATTTTTGGCAAACTACCAACAGGATGTGTTACAAAACATTTTGTGTTACTTTCTAACTCCTATTTTCAGTTCAACAGCATTTCAAAGGACTGTGACAAAACAGTTAATATAAATCACGTCAGATGTGCCAGTGGTGGTTTGCAGCTCCCTAGACAAGGGCAGTCTCAACGTGTGTTCAGCGTTCCCAGCAGTTGAGCTTTCACATCCAAGAGCTCTTCTGCTTGttgggggaagaaaacaaaacaaggggaaaaaaaagagcaagctGTATCCTGATACACACAACTATCAGAGATGAAAAATCAGTGAGGTTCCCCCAAACACGCTACGAGATCAGCAACGGAAAGGACTTTAAGGCAATAAGAGGCATCAATGCTGTGATGCTTCGGTGTTCACATCCCAACACACGTTCAGCTGCAAAGAAAATCCTTcctgtcccccccctctccctccatctccctcctcatCTGTTAACTATCAGagtcttcctccttctcctcctcgtCATCATCGTCCTTTGTGTTGGCCTCAGACTTATCTGAAGACTCATGGAGAAGGACATATTCCCTGCTGCTGAACCCAAACTTGAGCACGTCCTTCTCCTTCAGTTCGTAGTAGCGCTGGGGCTCGATGCGCTGGTTGTTGAGGAAGGTGCCGTTCCCCGAGCCCAGGTCGATGATGTAGGGCCGCACACGGCGCCCAACGGTGCCATCAGCACGGGTGTACTCCACCAGCCTgaggagacagagacacagccaCAAGGCAATCACACACTGAGAGAGCAGGGGGACTTCCACGAGCCCCACTGCAGAAACAGGTCTCTGTGCTCAGCGGCAAAACACTGCGTGAGACTGAGGGAATTCTGCCAGGCTGCATCACTGCCTGAGCCTACTGATGGAAACCTGCGGTTCCCACAACAGAGCAGATGGCTGCTCCCAAGggagcatctctgcagcagcagcaaactctctCTTTAGAGATCAGCAAACTCCCAGTGATTAAAAACTCTCCCAGAAACACTTTTGCTGCCAGTTCCGCTGGCCAGCTCACCCCAGTTCAGCTACAGAGCTCTGTGCATTTCTCTTGCTAAACGACTGCACACACCTAAATGAGAGCAAGCAGCTATTTCTGACTGCTGCTGAGACAACAGGCAACAGCCAGACAAAtatcccagggaggttgtggatgctccctccctgaaggtgtttaaggccagactgcaTGAAGCCTTGGGGAGACTGATCTAGTGGAGAGAGCCCCCACCCATATCAGGGAGgttagagtagatgatctcttccaacctgagccatctCTGACGTACTTACAGCAGACCTACGCCTCAGCTGCACACATCTAGGGCTCTGGGTTTTGTTTAGAAGCTCCTGAGCAACCCtgcagcagccgcagcagccgCACTTACCGGTACTGGAAGACGGCGTGCTGCTTGGAGCAGGAGGGGTGGTCGATGGGGATGTCGGCGATGCGGCGGTGCCGGCCCAGCAGATAGGCGCTCTGCCTGTGGATGTACATCACGGGCAGGAACTCGTCGTTCTTGAAGGGGTAGAGCCGCCAGCGCTTCTTGGGGATGCGCGCCTCGGGCGGCTCGCTGTACTTGATCACAACGCCCCGGAAGGTGTTGGTGTCCTCCAGAAGCGCCCCCGACAGTTCGAAGCTTGGCTTCTCTTTGTTTGCAGCGGCTTTCTCTTTCGGTTTGTTATCAGATTGCCCCAGTTCGGGGTTCTGGTCACCACCCCCGCCCCCCTCCTCGTTATTCTGCCGATGCTCTCTTCTTCTCTCGTTGTAAAACtccctctctgcttgctgctcacGGATGTTCTGCGCATCCCTCTCTCGCTCGTGGCCTCGAACTCCAGGCCTCTCGCTTGGATTCCTCCTTCTGTCTGAGTGTTCTCTGTGTCTGTCCCTGTCGCCGCTTCTCTCCCTCCTGTGTTCTTCTTCTGAGGGGTGCCTCTGCTTTCGCTCCTCATTCCCCCTGCGGCTGTGATCATCTCGCTCCTGTAAGGAAGACTCCCTTACAGTGGCACGTTTAAAGCGCAAGAGCAGAGAATCTGCCCCAGCTTTTACGGCAATcacaaccacacacacacaacaccgTGTGCCTGGACGTGCTGCGTGCAGAGCTGACACACAGCAACATCGACCTCCTGCACCGCCAGGCTATTTGGGTTGCTGCATTCTGCATTTATCGAAGCCAGATCAAGAGCCGGCACAACGCACCCCGTGCTCCGTGGAGGCACAGCTGGACTCACACGCCCGTGGGCGCCCACTCGCTCCAGGCAGCGCCTGAGCTGGGTCCCATGCGGTACTGGCCCGTCCAGACCCTCCCCGTTCCCCGACACCGAACGCTCCGAGCATCACAAGGTGGAAAGCGCTTGTCGCACCTAGCGCCGGCGAGTCTCACGGGTACAGCTACACGCTGCGAGCCCGGGAAGCACGCAAGGCCCCGACAACACCTCCGGGGGAAGGACTGGGCCTCGCCGCTACCGACAGCGCGATTTACCTGCTTCACCTTCACGGCGGCGTGATGCGGGCTCCGGCTCCGTCTGCCGCGCGGCGACCGGCTCCTCCGCCCGGACTTACTCTTCCTCTTAGGCGATCTTAAAAACAACGAGAGGGGGAAATGAACCA
The sequence above is a segment of the Pogoniulus pusillus isolate bPogPus1 chromosome 37, bPogPus1.pri, whole genome shotgun sequence genome. Coding sequences within it:
- the SNIP1 gene encoding smad nuclear-interacting protein 1, which gives rise to MEEAAERRRERRRRREAVVKAEKRSPRHSASRSARGSQSPPAEERRGTAGPRQGNRGRSSRSPKRKSKSGRRSRSPRGRRSRSPHHAAVKVKQERDDHSRRGNEERKQRHPSEEEHRRERSGDRDRHREHSDRRRNPSERPGVRGHERERDAQNIREQQAEREFYNERRREHRQNNEEGGGGGDQNPELGQSDNKPKEKAAANKEKPSFELSGALLEDTNTFRGVVIKYSEPPEARIPKKRWRLYPFKNDEFLPVMYIHRQSAYLLGRHRRIADIPIDHPSCSKQHAVFQYRLVEYTRADGTVGRRVRPYIIDLGSGNGTFLNNQRIEPQRYYELKEKDVLKFGFSSREYVLLHESSDKSEANTKDDDDEEEKEEDSDS